From Deinococcus planocerae, one genomic window encodes:
- a CDS encoding twin-arginine translocase TatA/TatE family subunit produces the protein MSLGPFEIILIVAVIALIFGARKLPELGKGLGQGIKEFRKETRDPASPAQPPVTDVQARPLDPVQVARPEAPRVVETPADRDHRA, from the coding sequence ATGTCCCTCGGACCATTTGAAATCATCTTGATCGTTGCCGTGATCGCCCTGATCTTCGGGGCGCGCAAACTCCCCGAACTCGGCAAGGGGCTCGGGCAGGGCATCAAGGAGTTCAGGAAGGAGACGCGCGACCCCGCCTCCCCGGCCCAGCCCCCCGTGACGGACGTTCAGGCCCGCCCGCTCGACCCCGTACAGGTGGCCCGGCCCGAGGCCCCGCGCGTGGTGGAGACGCCCGCCGACCGCGACCACCGCGCGTAG
- a CDS encoding SDR family oxidoreductase, whose protein sequence is MTLFRLDGRHALVTGGSKGIGLAAAHALVRLGAHVTLAARGAEALKTAADALGAHCVVADVGTPDGVRAAVEAAGAVGHIDILVSNAGGPPPSLPSGVTEDAWQRGFEVTFLSTARLAGAVLPGMRERGWGRIIAVTSLTVGRPSLNLPVSNALRAAVTNHLRTLALEVAADGVTCNTVAPGYTATDRLRALHADPEAAERLSARIPARRFGQPNEVGAAVAFLATPEAGYITGQELLVDGGWSI, encoded by the coding sequence ATGACCCTCTTCAGGCTGGACGGACGGCACGCCCTCGTCACGGGCGGCAGCAAGGGCATCGGGCTCGCGGCGGCGCACGCGCTCGTGCGGCTGGGCGCCCACGTGACCCTCGCGGCGCGTGGGGCGGAGGCCCTCAAAACGGCGGCAGACGCCCTCGGCGCCCACTGCGTGGTGGCGGACGTGGGCACCCCGGACGGCGTGCGGGCGGCGGTCGAGGCCGCGGGGGCGGTCGGCCACATCGACATCCTCGTGAGCAACGCGGGCGGGCCGCCCCCCAGCCTCCCCAGCGGCGTGACCGAGGACGCGTGGCAGCGCGGCTTCGAGGTCACCTTCCTCTCCACCGCACGCCTCGCCGGGGCCGTGCTGCCGGGGATGCGGGAGCGCGGCTGGGGCCGGATCATCGCGGTCACCAGCCTGACCGTCGGGCGGCCCTCGCTCAACCTGCCCGTCAGCAACGCGCTGCGCGCCGCCGTGACGAACCACCTGCGCACCCTCGCGCTGGAGGTCGCCGCCGACGGGGTGACCTGCAACACGGTCGCGCCCGGCTACACGGCCACCGACCGCCTGAGGGCCCTGCACGCCGACCCGGAGGCCGCCGAGCGTCTGAGCGCCCGCATTCCGGCCCGCCGCTTCGGCCAGCCGAACGAGGTCGGGGCGGCGGTCGCCTTCCTCGCCACGCCCGAGGCCGGGTACATCACCGGGCAGGAGCTTCTGGTGGACGGCGGGTGGAGCATCTGA
- a CDS encoding nucleotidyltransferase family protein encodes MTEGEFLQIVRLNPVNAALLDRLPDLGVLQTHLVAGALFQTVWNVLGGQPPGAHIRDYDVFYWDPDPSYEAEDAVIRRADALFADLGARVEVRNQARVHLWFPEKHGLHRPPLRSAREGIDQFLVECTCVGIDTEGHLYAPSGLGDLAAGRLRRNPRNHTPGLYAAKVADYRARWPWLKEVEEG; translated from the coding sequence ATGACCGAGGGGGAATTTCTCCAGATCGTCCGGCTCAACCCGGTCAACGCCGCCCTCCTCGACCGCTTACCCGACCTCGGCGTTTTGCAAACCCACCTCGTCGCCGGGGCTCTCTTTCAGACCGTCTGGAATGTTCTTGGCGGGCAGCCGCCCGGGGCCCACATCCGCGATTACGACGTCTTCTACTGGGACCCCGACCCGAGCTACGAGGCCGAAGACGCCGTGATCCGCCGCGCCGACGCCCTCTTCGCCGACCTGGGGGCCCGGGTCGAGGTCCGCAACCAAGCGAGGGTCCACCTGTGGTTCCCCGAAAAGCACGGCCTCCACCGCCCGCCCCTGCGCAGCGCCCGCGAGGGCATCGACCAGTTTCTCGTCGAGTGCACCTGCGTCGGCATCGACACGGAGGGCCACCTCTACGCTCCCTCCGGACTGGGCGACCTCGCGGCGGGCCGCCTGCGGCGCAATCCGCGCAACCACACGCCGGGGCTGTACGCGGCCAAAGTGGCGGATTATCGGGCGAGATGGCCGTGGTTGAAGGAGGTGGAGGAAGGTTGA
- a CDS encoding ADP-ribosylglycohydrolase family protein encodes MTDPHLHTLLSLTAADALGAATEFKTPEAIRARYGDHFTDYQPGSVFGFAPGEGTDDSQMTVATLLGYARGEGLEGVRVALSAWLDAGPPDVGHLTRAALRHRTLDGGARAWTESGHQSAGNGGLMRVAAVWIAGFTGGDLARESAAVTALTHADPRCVHASVFLTAFLDALQGGVPYREGAEVALAAMDTRDARAALLDAGIFGLDTREAHAAFRERDRAARAQVRARVRSGLDGHVTSQSGFVLDTLEAAVAHARKDTWLGCVEPAVLGGDDSDTVACVVGAIIGARGLPVPEHLLPPLRLGHSWPGWERGWACAEHLPAVVAGARQA; translated from the coding sequence GTGACCGACCCCCACCTCCACACCCTCCTCTCGCTGACCGCCGCCGACGCGCTGGGGGCGGCCACCGAGTTCAAGACCCCCGAGGCAATCCGCGCCCGCTACGGCGACCACTTCACCGATTACCAGCCCGGCAGCGTCTTCGGCTTCGCACCCGGCGAGGGCACCGACGACAGCCAGATGACGGTGGCGACTCTGCTCGGCTATGCGCGGGGGGAGGGGCTGGAGGGCGTCCGGGTCGCCCTGAGCGCGTGGCTGGACGCCGGACCACCGGACGTAGGTCATCTGACCCGCGCGGCCCTGCGCCACAGGACACTGGACGGCGGCGCCCGGGCCTGGACGGAGAGCGGCCACCAGAGCGCGGGAAATGGCGGCCTGATGCGCGTCGCCGCCGTGTGGATCGCGGGCTTCACGGGTGGAGACCTCGCCCGCGAGTCGGCGGCGGTCACGGCCCTCACGCACGCCGACCCCCGCTGCGTCCACGCCTCGGTGTTCCTGACGGCCTTTTTAGACGCCTTGCAAGGCGGAGTGCCGTATCGGGAAGGGGCGGAGGTCGCCCTTGCCGCGATGGATACTCGCGACGCCCGCGCCGCGCTGCTCGACGCCGGAATCTTCGGCCTGGACACCCGCGAGGCCCACGCCGCCTTCCGCGAGCGGGACCGCGCCGCCCGGGCCCAGGTGCGTGCCCGCGTCCGCTCGGGGCTCGACGGGCACGTCACCTCCCAGAGCGGCTTCGTGCTCGACACGTTGGAGGCTGCCGTCGCGCACGCCCGTAAAGACACCTGGCTCGGCTGCGTGGAGCCCGCCGTCCTGGGTGGAGACGACAGCGACACGGTGGCCTGCGTGGTGGGGGCCATCATTGGGGCGCGCGGCCTGCCCGTTCCCGAACACCTGCTGCCTCCCCTGCGCCTGGGACACTCCTGGCCCGGCTGGGAGCGCGGCTGGGCCTGCGCCGAGCACCTTCCGGCGGTGGTGGCGGGGGCTCGGCAGGCATGA
- a CDS encoding peroxiredoxin family protein, whose amino-acid sequence MDWPAPADFVHGEPLPPPGEWDRPGLVMVFNLECPGCVSRGIPFLKRLHAEFGERVGLMALHTSRGHRRLPREDVEPTLVRFAKDFARLPFPVALDVGGDLARAWGTEGTPHWFAFAPGGALLRSVYGSQENAQTRLEYLLEELAGGTA is encoded by the coding sequence ATGGACTGGCCCGCCCCCGCCGACTTCGTGCACGGCGAGCCGCTGCCGCCCCCCGGCGAGTGGGACAGGCCGGGGCTGGTGATGGTCTTCAACCTGGAGTGCCCGGGGTGCGTGTCGCGCGGCATTCCCTTCCTCAAGCGCCTGCACGCCGAGTTCGGCGAGCGGGTGGGGCTGATGGCCCTGCACACCAGCCGGGGCCACCGCCGCCTCCCGCGCGAGGACGTGGAGCCGACGCTGGTGCGATTCGCAAAGGACTTCGCCCGGCTGCCCTTCCCCGTCGCCCTCGACGTGGGCGGCGACCTCGCCCGAGCGTGGGGGACGGAGGGCACGCCGCACTGGTTCGCCTTCGCGCCGGGCGGCGCACTCCTGCGCAGCGTGTACGGCAGCCAGGAAAATGCGCAGACGCGGCTGGAATATCTGCTGGAGGAACTGGCGGGGGGCACGGCGTAG
- a CDS encoding ABC transporter substrate-binding protein — protein sequence MKRALLVLSALVLSSVSLAATVADVKKKGVLVLGTDPTFAPFEFKGPGGEVQGFDIDIARAVAKDLGVRLEIRPVGFGALMPQAVTSGRVDMAMSGITITPERAKVVSFSQPYYRSAQVFIVRGGNPGGFTWPADVKGKTIGVQANTTGQYAANDLLKPKGASIKVYDDFAAGLADVKAGRVAALIGDAPTVADLGKRLPGQFAQAGQDLAAEDYGMVFAKGSDLAAAANRTLARLRSSGEYQKLLNKWIVQK from the coding sequence ATGAAGCGTGCCCTCCTCGTCCTGTCGGCCCTGGTCCTGTCCTCCGTGTCGCTCGCCGCCACCGTCGCGGACGTGAAGAAAAAGGGCGTGCTCGTCCTGGGCACCGATCCCACCTTCGCCCCCTTCGAGTTCAAGGGACCGGGCGGTGAGGTGCAGGGCTTCGACATCGACATCGCCCGCGCGGTGGCAAAAGACCTCGGGGTGAGGCTGGAGATACGCCCGGTGGGCTTCGGCGCCCTGATGCCCCAGGCGGTCACGTCGGGCCGGGTGGACATGGCGATGAGCGGCATCACGATCACCCCCGAGCGCGCGAAGGTGGTGAGCTTCAGCCAGCCGTATTACCGCAGCGCGCAGGTCTTCATCGTGCGGGGCGGCAACCCCGGGGGGTTCACCTGGCCCGCCGACGTGAAGGGCAAGACCATCGGCGTGCAGGCGAACACGACCGGGCAGTACGCGGCGAACGACCTCCTCAAACCCAAGGGCGCGAGCATCAAGGTCTACGACGACTTCGCCGCCGGACTCGCCGACGTTAAGGCGGGCCGCGTCGCCGCGTTGATCGGGGACGCCCCCACCGTCGCCGACCTCGGGAAGCGGCTGCCGGGCCAGTTCGCGCAGGCGGGCCAGGACCTCGCCGCCGAGGACTACGGGATGGTCTTCGCCAAGGGCAGCGACCTCGCCGCCGCCGCGAACCGGACGCTGGCGCGGCTGCGGTCGAGCGGGGAATATCAGAAGCTCCTGAACAAGTGGATCGTCCAGAAGTAG
- a CDS encoding amino acid ABC transporter permease: MADLLTGFRTVLAGDYPALLLSGLGLTLAVSLCALGVSVVLGTALGVARVFRLPVLGAFGNAYVEVVRGIPLIVLLSVVYYGLPALGVTLEGFPAAVIALGMYSAAYTSEIVRGGLTGVPHGQVEAARSLGLSRAQALRFVILPQAWRVALPALGNEFVSLILGSSLASAVTLQELFAQGKYITGVTYRQFEVYAVLAAVYFVLTFTLTRLVRALERRLSRGQTLPARRVI; the protein is encoded by the coding sequence ATGGCCGACCTCCTGACCGGCTTCCGCACCGTCCTCGCGGGCGACTATCCGGCGCTCCTGCTCTCCGGCCTGGGCCTCACGCTCGCCGTCAGCCTGTGCGCGCTCGGGGTGTCGGTCGTGCTGGGTACGGCGCTGGGGGTGGCGCGGGTGTTCCGGCTGCCCGTCCTCGGCGCGTTCGGCAACGCCTACGTGGAGGTCGTGCGCGGCATTCCCCTGATCGTGCTGCTCAGCGTCGTGTATTACGGGTTGCCCGCGCTGGGCGTCACGCTGGAGGGCTTTCCGGCGGCGGTGATCGCGCTCGGGATGTACTCGGCGGCGTACACGAGCGAGATCGTGCGCGGGGGCCTGACGGGGGTGCCGCACGGGCAGGTCGAGGCGGCCCGCAGCCTGGGGCTGAGCCGCGCGCAGGCGCTGCGCTTCGTGATTCTCCCGCAGGCGTGGCGGGTCGCACTCCCCGCCCTCGGCAACGAGTTCGTGAGCCTGATTCTGGGGAGCAGCCTCGCCAGCGCCGTCACCTTGCAAGAACTCTTCGCGCAGGGCAAGTACATCACGGGGGTCACCTACCGCCAGTTCGAGGTCTACGCCGTGCTCGCCGCGGTGTACTTCGTCCTGACCTTCACCCTGACCCGGCTGGTGCGGGCGCTCGAACGGCGGCTGAGCCGCGGGCAGACGTTGCCTGCGCGGCGGGTGATCTGA
- a CDS encoding zinc-dependent alcohol dehydrogenase produces the protein MTLPPPGPGEVRVRTHLSAVSVGSELGVVEGRVPGGAYPRPLGYQTLGVVEAAGEGVRLAPGTRVVTVLGHAGGGVHREANVVPVPGGVPSRVALAVILGEETSKGVRRVAPGPGERVLVAGAGLLGLLTVFNLTRRGAPQVTVTEPDPGRRELARTLGAREALPPGTVGRDDFDVGFECSASPAAFAELLACLRPGGRVCVLSDGNWGALTLPPAFHTRELTVTASSDGEDYAAYARWLWGHADPVLERLFEVTVRPGDLPASFNRLRFLPRPVSLVADWRGEG, from the coding sequence GTGACCTTGCCCCCACCCGGCCCCGGTGAGGTCCGCGTCCGCACGCACCTGAGCGCCGTGAGCGTGGGGTCGGAACTTGGGGTGGTGGAAGGCCGGGTGCCAGGTGGCGCCTATCCCCGCCCGCTCGGCTACCAGACGCTCGGGGTGGTCGAGGCGGCGGGGGAGGGGGTCCGGCTCGCGCCCGGCACGCGGGTGGTCACGGTGCTGGGGCACGCGGGGGGCGGGGTTCACCGGGAGGCAAACGTCGTCCCCGTCCCCGGCGGGGTGCCCAGCCGGGTGGCCCTCGCCGTCATCCTGGGCGAGGAAACCTCCAAGGGTGTCCGCAGGGTCGCCCCTGGCCCCGGCGAGCGCGTCCTCGTGGCGGGGGCGGGGCTGCTGGGCCTGCTGACCGTGTTCAACCTGACCCGGCGCGGCGCGCCTCAGGTCACCGTCACCGAACCGGACCCAGGGCGCCGAGAGCTGGCCCGGACGCTCGGGGCGCGGGAGGCCCTGCCGCCCGGTACAGTGGGCCGCGATGACTTCGACGTGGGGTTCGAGTGCAGCGCGTCCCCTGCCGCCTTCGCGGAACTGCTCGCCTGCCTGCGCCCCGGCGGGCGGGTCTGCGTCCTCTCGGATGGCAACTGGGGGGCGCTGACCCTGCCCCCCGCCTTCCACACCCGCGAGCTGACCGTCACGGCGTCGAGCGACGGAGAGGACTACGCCGCCTATGCCCGCTGGCTGTGGGGGCACGCTGACCCGGTGCTGGAGCGTCTGTTCGAGGTGACTGTCCGCCCTGGCGACCTGCCCGCCTCCTTCAACCGGCTGCGGTTCCTGCCGCGCCCTGTCTCGCTCGTCGCCGACTGGAGGGGGGAGGGTTGA
- a CDS encoding AzlC family ABC transporter permease: MPLWLGLIPFAVAYAVTARAAGLTVWETQLLSLTVFAGASQFAAAGLFGAGASGWGIVATTFLLNARHVLYGLSLARQLPLGRGERMIAAQFLTDEAYGVAVVRGPGEPGGLSFGFLLGAELSLYVIWNAATLAGALAGAVLPDPAALGVGVVFPLAFLGLLVPMVRDRVSVLVALLSGVGAWVLGRALPGGLVVLLAGVGGALLGAFLVTRGGQAGESA, from the coding sequence ATGCCGCTGTGGCTCGGCCTGATCCCCTTTGCGGTCGCCTACGCGGTCACGGCGCGGGCGGCGGGGTTGACGGTGTGGGAGACGCAACTGCTCAGCCTCACTGTCTTCGCGGGCGCCTCGCAGTTCGCGGCGGCGGGGTTGTTCGGGGCGGGGGCCTCCGGGTGGGGCATCGTGGCGACCACCTTCTTGCTCAATGCCCGGCACGTGCTGTACGGCCTGAGCCTCGCGCGGCAGCTTCCCCTGGGGCGGGGGGAGCGAATGATCGCCGCCCAGTTCCTCACCGACGAGGCGTACGGGGTGGCGGTCGTGCGCGGGCCGGGGGAGCCGGGAGGCCTGAGCTTCGGCTTCCTGCTGGGCGCCGAACTCAGCCTGTACGTGATCTGGAACGCGGCGACCCTCGCCGGGGCGCTCGCGGGCGCGGTGCTCCCCGACCCCGCCGCCCTCGGCGTGGGCGTGGTCTTCCCGCTCGCCTTCCTCGGGCTGCTGGTGCCGATGGTGCGTGACCGGGTGAGCGTCCTCGTGGCGCTGCTCTCCGGTGTGGGGGCCTGGGTTCTCGGGCGCGCGTTGCCGGGCGGGCTCGTCGTGCTGCTCGCCGGGGTGGGTGGGGCCCTGCTCGGGGCTTTCCTGGTCACCAGAGGAGGTCAGGCGGGGGAGAGCGCGTGA
- a CDS encoding AzlD domain-containing protein, whose product MSVPVVILLMWAVTYPARLLGLSLGRLRLPPFWLAFLRFVPVSVFAALIVPDVLGSPEWARRLVGCAVGGLLMWRTRNLALGILVGFAASWAARLAGL is encoded by the coding sequence GTGAGCGTCCCGGTCGTCATCCTGCTGATGTGGGCGGTGACCTACCCCGCGCGGCTGCTCGGCCTCAGCCTGGGTCGCCTGCGGCTGCCGCCCTTCTGGCTCGCCTTCCTGCGCTTCGTGCCCGTCAGCGTCTTCGCGGCGCTCATCGTCCCCGACGTGCTCGGCAGCCCCGAGTGGGCCCGCCGCCTGGTGGGCTGCGCGGTCGGCGGCCTGCTGATGTGGCGCACCCGCAACCTCGCCCTGGGCATCCTGGTCGGCTTCGCGGCGTCCTGGGCGGCGCGGCTGGCGGGGTTGTGA
- a CDS encoding PASTA domain-containing protein, which yields MTAQAGVIDGKYEVVRELGREGNVTLSEVRSGEGVTRRLAWFEVSTPEGRQGFHAYRSALRAIEPAGLTDVVARPGAYYAVWQPVAGMPLAEFADQPNKQEETVDAVRSLAARLAEQGYALPDADVVIEGREPRVAYLRPAPGGRSPEEVVRLSEVALAGLARGRIRPKRQRQPGAWLAFVPGLLLLGGAAYLGTQAAQIYLNPPVREVAAVAGRGAQAAAESLTGSGFRVEYTLGDANNVPIGAVIRQDPAAGTQLPVGRLVTLTVNNPPSLSVPRLEELTVAQARGALRDSSLTLGQVYRVDGTLTNTPEGRIVAQVPEAGANLQRGQPVQLLVSTGVRGEDTWIADLTGLPFEAAREHARAAGLVVNRVVERTSDAPENTVLEQTPAPYVRVAVGSPVTLTVAVARFVAPSRPAGSLPLPPPPPTPEQPATPEAVPGEPGGATTGTEGGGATAEPLAPENIPATPLPSPGESPATGEGRTVNFRYVFPSDLPAGTYTIAVRDANGEREILAATDSSQLAGATAEQRDIPVTGDVVFVIRQNGAEYTTVTP from the coding sequence ATGACGGCACAGGCAGGAGTCATCGACGGGAAGTACGAGGTCGTCCGCGAACTCGGGCGGGAGGGCAACGTGACCCTCAGCGAGGTGCGCTCGGGGGAGGGCGTGACCCGGCGCCTGGCCTGGTTCGAGGTCTCCACCCCCGAGGGCCGGCAGGGCTTCCACGCCTACCGCTCGGCCCTGCGCGCCATCGAACCCGCGGGGCTGACCGACGTGGTGGCCCGCCCCGGCGCGTACTACGCCGTGTGGCAGCCGGTGGCGGGAATGCCCCTGGCCGAGTTCGCCGACCAGCCCAACAAGCAGGAGGAGACGGTCGACGCCGTGCGCTCGCTTGCCGCCCGGCTCGCCGAGCAGGGGTACGCCCTGCCCGACGCGGACGTGGTGATCGAGGGCCGCGAGCCCCGCGTCGCCTACCTGCGGCCCGCGCCGGGGGGGCGCTCCCCCGAGGAGGTCGTCCGGCTGAGCGAGGTGGCCCTCGCGGGCCTCGCCAGGGGGCGGATTCGGCCCAAACGCCAGCGGCAGCCGGGCGCGTGGCTCGCCTTCGTGCCGGGGCTGCTGCTGCTCGGCGGGGCCGCCTACCTGGGGACCCAGGCGGCGCAGATTTACCTCAATCCCCCCGTGCGCGAGGTCGCGGCGGTGGCGGGCCGGGGGGCGCAGGCCGCCGCCGAGAGCCTCACGGGATCGGGCTTCCGGGTGGAGTACACCCTGGGGGACGCGAACAACGTGCCCATCGGCGCCGTGATCCGCCAGGACCCGGCGGCGGGCACCCAGCTCCCGGTGGGGCGCCTGGTCACCCTGACCGTGAACAACCCGCCCAGCCTGAGCGTGCCCAGGTTGGAAGAGCTCACGGTGGCCCAGGCGCGCGGGGCGCTGCGCGACTCGTCCCTGACCCTGGGGCAGGTCTACCGGGTGGACGGGACGCTGACGAACACGCCCGAGGGCCGCATCGTCGCCCAGGTGCCCGAGGCGGGCGCGAACCTGCAACGCGGCCAACCCGTGCAGCTTCTCGTCTCGACGGGCGTGCGCGGCGAGGACACCTGGATCGCCGACCTGACGGGCCTGCCCTTCGAGGCCGCCCGCGAACACGCCCGCGCCGCCGGGCTGGTCGTCAACCGGGTGGTGGAGCGCACGAGCGACGCTCCCGAGAACACCGTGCTGGAGCAGACCCCCGCCCCCTACGTGCGCGTCGCGGTGGGCAGCCCGGTGACGCTCACGGTCGCCGTGGCCCGCTTCGTCGCCCCCAGCCGCCCGGCGGGGAGCCTGCCCCTGCCCCCGCCGCCCCCCACCCCCGAGCAGCCCGCCACGCCGGAGGCGGTGCCCGGAGAGCCGGGCGGGGCCACCACCGGGACGGAAGGCGGGGGGGCCACCGCCGAGCCTCTCGCCCCCGAGAACATTCCCGCCACGCCGCTCCCCTCGCCTGGGGAGAGCCCCGCCACCGGGGAAGGCCGCACCGTGAACTTCCGCTACGTCTTCCCGAGCGACCTCCCCGCCGGGACGTACACCATCGCCGTGCGCGACGCGAACGGGGAGCGCGAGATCCTGGCCGCCACCGACAGCTCCCAGCTCGCAGGCGCGACCGCCGAGCAGCGCGACATCCCCGTCACGGGCGACGTGGTGTTCGTGATCCGGCAAAACGGGGCCGAGTACACGACGGTCACGCCGTAG
- a CDS encoding cysteine desulfurase family protein, whose amino-acid sequence MIYLDYAATHPMTPEALAAYAEAAALPGNPASVHAAGQAARERLEEGRARVAAALGVDARTVVANGGGTEGDNHVLLGVARAWVEAHGQPGHLVTTLTEHSAVLAPARWLAAQGWDVTFLTPDAHGRYDPAQLAEALRDGTALVSIHHANNEIGTVQDTAALAAVALERGVPYHTDAVQAPGVLLLDLPGWGVSYATLSAHKWGGPRGVGFLYVRRGAALPPVTLGGGQEGGLRAGTQNTAGVYAAGVALTHAEAERESTCAHLTRLRTRFLAGVAGIPGLGVNHPPDASPKIASVTVPGADGEALLMNLDLLGVCASAGSACAAGTMQPSHVLTAVGLGEADARATLRFSFGRATTEAEVDAAAGALTQAAGWSRG is encoded by the coding sequence ATGATCTACCTCGACTACGCCGCCACCCATCCCATGACGCCCGAGGCGCTCGCCGCCTATGCCGAGGCCGCCGCGCTGCCCGGCAACCCGGCCTCGGTCCACGCGGCGGGGCAGGCCGCCCGCGAGCGGCTGGAGGAGGGCCGCGCCCGCGTCGCCGCCGCGCTGGGGGTGGACGCCCGCACCGTGGTCGCCAACGGGGGCGGCACCGAGGGGGACAACCACGTCCTGCTCGGGGTGGCCCGGGCGTGGGTGGAGGCCCACGGGCAGCCCGGCCACCTCGTCACCACCCTCACCGAGCACTCCGCCGTCCTCGCGCCCGCCCGGTGGCTCGCCGCGCAGGGGTGGGACGTGACCTTCCTGACGCCGGACGCGCACGGGCGCTATGACCCGGCCCAGCTCGCCGAGGCCCTGAGGGACGGCACGGCGCTCGTGTCCATCCACCACGCGAACAACGAGATCGGCACCGTGCAGGACACCGCCGCGCTCGCCGCCGTGGCCTTGGAGCGGGGCGTTCCCTACCACACCGACGCGGTGCAGGCACCCGGTGTGTTGCTCCTCGATCTGCCCGGCTGGGGCGTCAGTTATGCCACCCTCAGCGCCCACAAGTGGGGCGGGCCGCGCGGGGTGGGGTTCCTGTACGTGCGGCGCGGCGCGGCCCTGCCCCCCGTCACCCTCGGCGGCGGGCAGGAGGGGGGCCTGCGCGCCGGAACCCAGAACACGGCGGGCGTGTACGCGGCGGGGGTGGCCCTCACCCACGCGGAGGCGGAGCGGGAGTCCACCTGCGCGCACCTGACCCGGCTGCGGACGCGCTTCCTGGCCGGGGTGGCGGGCATCCCTGGCCTGGGGGTGAACCACCCCCCGGACGCCAGCCCCAAGATCGCGTCGGTGACGGTTCCCGGCGCGGACGGCGAGGCCCTGCTGATGAACCTCGACCTGCTCGGCGTCTGCGCGAGCGCCGGGAGCGCCTGCGCCGCCGGAACGATGCAGCCCAGCCACGTGCTCACCGCCGTCGGCCTGGGCGAGGCGGACGCCCGCGCTACGCTGCGCTTCAGTTTTGGCCGGGCGACCACGGAGGCCGAGGTGGACGCCGCCGCAGGGGCGCTGACGCAGGCGGCGGGGTGGAGCCGGGGCTGA